Proteins from a genomic interval of Leifsonia shinshuensis:
- a CDS encoding AMP-binding protein produces the protein MSPIAPLRDDDPALLDRLREARAAGGVPLVLDGRRPPAQLTAAVEAATRAGLGDAGDPDRIGWATLTSGSSGPPRIVLRTHESWASSFAAVAELLGRGRAVALPAPASSSLTLFSLAHALDGGPRPVLGGAALADGSGADCFHGTPESLRRLLESGAASGIRSALVGGSRLDPALRSRAEAAGLRVTAYYGAAELSFVAVDHGDGLVPFPGVGLRVRGGELWVRSPYVAHGYAGVPGPLRRDGDWATVGDRAELVPAPGGGERVRLLGRADGAILSASATIVPDEVEEALRSVPGVRDAVVFGLPTGRIGALVAAVVEPEGAVPSLAVLRSAAAERLAPAHRPRRWFAAELPRTAAGKPARAEAVRRVLDGEVRPLER, from the coding sequence ATGAGCCCGATCGCCCCGCTGCGCGACGACGATCCCGCACTGCTCGACCGGCTCCGGGAGGCCAGGGCCGCCGGCGGCGTCCCGCTCGTGCTCGACGGCCGCCGTCCGCCCGCGCAGCTGACCGCGGCGGTGGAGGCGGCGACCCGGGCCGGGCTCGGCGATGCAGGAGACCCGGACCGGATCGGCTGGGCGACGCTGACCTCGGGCAGCAGCGGGCCGCCGCGGATCGTCCTGCGCACGCACGAGTCGTGGGCGTCGTCGTTCGCTGCGGTGGCCGAGTTACTGGGCCGCGGCCGCGCCGTCGCCCTCCCGGCTCCCGCGTCCTCCTCCCTCACCCTGTTCTCCCTCGCGCACGCGCTCGACGGCGGCCCGCGACCGGTGCTCGGCGGCGCGGCGCTCGCGGACGGCTCCGGCGCCGACTGCTTCCACGGCACCCCGGAGTCGCTGCGGCGCTTGCTGGAGTCGGGAGCGGCCTCCGGCATCCGCTCGGCCCTGGTCGGCGGCTCGCGCCTCGACCCGGCGCTGCGGTCCAGGGCCGAGGCGGCCGGGCTGCGCGTGACCGCGTACTACGGCGCGGCGGAGCTGTCCTTCGTCGCCGTCGACCACGGCGACGGGCTCGTCCCATTCCCCGGCGTGGGGCTGCGGGTGCGCGGCGGCGAGCTGTGGGTGCGCTCCCCCTACGTCGCCCACGGCTACGCTGGCGTTCCGGGGCCGCTGCGCCGCGACGGCGACTGGGCGACGGTCGGCGACCGGGCCGAGCTGGTCCCCGCTCCGGGCGGCGGCGAGCGCGTGCGCCTGCTCGGCCGGGCGGACGGCGCCATCCTGAGCGCGTCGGCCACCATCGTGCCGGACGAGGTGGAGGAGGCGCTGCGGTCGGTTCCCGGTGTGCGCGACGCCGTGGTGTTCGGCCTCCCGACCGGGCGGATCGGCGCTCTCGTCGCCGCCGTCGTCGAGCCGGAGGGCGCCGTCCCGTCGCTCGCCGTGCTCCGGTCCGCGGCGGCCGAACGGCTCGCCCCCGCGCACCGTCCGCGCCGCTGGTTCGCGGCCGAGCTGCCGCGCACGGCCGCGGGCAAGCCGGCCCGCGCGGAGGCCGTCCGGCGCGTGCTCGACGGGGAGGTGCGGCCGCTTGAACGCTGA
- a CDS encoding biotin transporter BioY: MTDSPRTTPAARPSRRAIDATDLARVAVVAAIVAVLGLPGGFTVFGAVPITAQTLGVMLAGALLGPWLGALSMTVLLALVAAGLPLLAGGRGGIGVFVGPSAGYLFGWIVGAAVIGLIVHAGNRKPVAWRTLVGVIVGGILVVYAVGIPVQSLVTRLPLGETALTSLVFVPGDLIKAAIATAVVTTLVRAYPRAFRRTWAAKPATAPETAPAAGRDGAPVA; the protein is encoded by the coding sequence ATGACCGACTCCCCCCGCACCACCCCGGCCGCCCGCCCCTCCCGCCGGGCGATCGACGCCACCGACCTCGCCCGCGTCGCCGTCGTCGCGGCGATCGTGGCCGTGCTCGGCCTGCCCGGCGGCTTCACCGTCTTCGGCGCGGTCCCGATCACCGCTCAGACGCTCGGCGTCATGCTCGCCGGCGCACTGCTCGGACCCTGGCTCGGCGCGCTCTCGATGACCGTCCTCCTGGCGCTCGTCGCCGCCGGGCTCCCCCTGCTCGCGGGCGGCCGCGGCGGCATCGGCGTCTTCGTCGGCCCGTCGGCAGGCTACCTGTTCGGCTGGATCGTCGGCGCGGCCGTCATCGGCCTGATCGTGCACGCCGGCAACCGCAAGCCCGTCGCCTGGCGGACGCTCGTGGGCGTCATCGTCGGCGGCATCCTCGTGGTGTACGCGGTGGGGATCCCGGTGCAGAGCCTCGTCACCCGGCTGCCGCTCGGCGAGACCGCCCTCACCAGCCTGGTGTTCGTGCCGGGCGACCTCATCAAGGCCGCGATCGCGACGGCGGTGGTGACCACGCTGGTCCGCGCCTACCCGCGCGCGTTCCGGCGGACCTGGGCGGCCAAGCCGGCCACCGCTCCCGAGACGGCGCCGGCCGCAGGACGGGACGGCGCGCCTGTCGCATGA
- a CDS encoding TetR/AcrR family transcriptional regulator C-terminal domain-containing protein: protein MTGNESARRHTRDDVAETALRILDDYGLPDLTMRRLAAALDVQASALYWHFPNKQTLLAELADRIVGRAAVPAAGAGADWPDRVRGEAAALRDALLAYRDGAEVVASTAALGLGGAPAQQRLEAAVRSGGFDDETAARAATALLHFVLGHVSHEQQRMQFDSIGVLATGEAADPLDETDSAAAFAFGVDLLVGGLHRLRDASAPAAADRPEEISRSRT, encoded by the coding sequence GTGACGGGAAACGAAAGCGCACGCAGGCACACCCGCGACGACGTGGCGGAGACCGCTCTGCGGATCCTCGACGACTACGGCCTCCCGGATCTGACCATGCGCCGGCTCGCCGCCGCGCTCGACGTGCAGGCGAGCGCGCTCTACTGGCACTTCCCGAACAAGCAGACCCTGCTCGCCGAGCTCGCGGACCGCATCGTCGGCCGGGCCGCCGTCCCCGCCGCCGGCGCGGGGGCCGACTGGCCCGACCGGGTGCGCGGGGAGGCCGCCGCCCTCCGCGACGCCCTGCTCGCCTACCGCGACGGCGCCGAGGTCGTCGCCAGCACGGCCGCGCTCGGCCTGGGCGGGGCGCCCGCCCAGCAGCGGCTGGAGGCCGCGGTCCGCTCGGGGGGCTTCGACGACGAGACCGCGGCGCGCGCGGCGACCGCACTGCTGCACTTCGTGCTTGGCCACGTCTCGCACGAGCAGCAGCGGATGCAGTTCGACAGCATCGGCGTCCTGGCCACCGGCGAGGCGGCCGACCCGCTGGACGAGACGGACTCGGCCGCGGCCTTCGCGTTCGGCGTCGACCTCCTGGTCGGCGGGCTGCACCGGCTCCGCGACGCGTCGGCGCCCGCGGCGGCCGATCGCCCCGAGGAGATCAGTCGCTCCCGAACGTGA
- a CDS encoding DUF3566 domain-containing protein, whose protein sequence is MSARTKQKKRATMRLVYIDFWSALKMSFLVSLVLAVVIVALTLLAWSVLDKVGVVGSMSSFLESIAGAQGASLVAGLTFSNVMTFTLVVALLEVIVVSALGAIVAALFNLATNVVGGWKVTFGSD, encoded by the coding sequence ATGTCGGCACGCACGAAGCAGAAGAAGCGCGCGACGATGCGCCTCGTCTACATCGACTTCTGGTCCGCGCTGAAGATGTCGTTCCTGGTCAGCCTGGTGCTCGCCGTGGTCATCGTCGCGCTCACGCTGCTCGCCTGGTCGGTGCTCGACAAGGTGGGCGTGGTGGGCTCGATGTCCTCGTTCTTGGAGAGCATCGCGGGCGCCCAGGGCGCCTCGCTGGTCGCCGGTCTCACCTTCTCCAACGTGATGACGTTCACCCTCGTGGTGGCGCTGCTGGAGGTCATCGTCGTGTCCGCGCTCGGCGCGATCGTCGCGGCGCTGTTCAACCTCGCCACCAACGTCGTCGGCGGCTGGAAGGTCACGTTCGGGAGCGACTGA
- a CDS encoding ScbR family autoregulator-binding transcription factor encodes MVTQSRALATRDAILRGAAEVFGARGFGLASIADIAAAARLTKGALYFHFTSKDELALAVIADQHRRTMEASAAILAEGRPALESLVLLSRSLGRQLLEDPVVQAGIRLTTEIGTAEQPVTEPYEDWFRSIEELTRRAIEEGDVSERVDPAMFAHLLSPAFTGVQLVSAALTGRADLLQRIRELWIVLLPGIVADGRLDALRTLPDLVVE; translated from the coding sequence ATGGTCACGCAGTCTCGCGCCCTCGCCACCCGCGACGCCATCCTCCGGGGTGCGGCCGAGGTGTTCGGCGCGCGCGGCTTCGGGCTGGCCTCCATCGCCGACATCGCGGCGGCCGCTCGGCTGACCAAGGGAGCCCTGTACTTCCACTTCACCTCGAAGGACGAGCTGGCGCTCGCCGTGATCGCCGACCAGCACCGGCGCACGATGGAGGCCTCCGCCGCGATCCTGGCGGAGGGCCGGCCCGCGCTGGAGTCGCTGGTGCTGCTGAGCAGGAGCCTCGGCCGGCAACTGCTGGAGGACCCGGTGGTGCAGGCGGGCATCCGGCTGACGACGGAGATCGGCACCGCCGAGCAGCCGGTGACCGAGCCCTACGAGGACTGGTTCCGCTCGATCGAGGAGCTCACCAGGCGGGCGATCGAGGAGGGCGACGTGTCGGAGCGGGTCGACCCCGCGATGTTCGCCCACCTGCTGTCGCCGGCGTTCACGGGCGTCCAGCTGGTGTCGGCCGCGCTGACCGGGCGCGCCGACCTGTTGCAGCGGATCCGCGAGCTCTGGATCGTGCTGCTGCCGGGGATCGTGGCGGACGGCCGGCTGGACGCGCTGCGGACGCTGCCCGACCTCGTCGTGGAGTGA
- the poxB gene encoding ubiquinone-dependent pyruvate dehydrogenase produces MTTVADTIVEIIRDAGVRRVYGIPGDSLNGFTDALRRAGDVTWEHVRHEEAAAFAAGAEAALTGELAVCAGSCGPGNLHLINGLFDANRSRVPVLAIAAQIPGPEIGSTYFQETHPQDLFREASVYTELVSIPEQLPRVLEIAMRTAVERRGVAVVVVPGEILLAESVGRKPSAPIVYSPRVTRPTDGELQAAADILNGARKVTILAGAGVEGAHPQLIDIAGALRAPVVHAMRGKEFVEYDNPYDVGMTGLLGFSSGYRAMESCDALLMLGTDFPYQQFYPSKAKIIQVDLRGENLGRRTPIDLGLVGSVKDTVEALLPLLADRKDTKHLDASRSHYLKARKSLDELAVNDRNRTPIHPQYVARLISELSSEDAVFIPDVGSPVVWAARYLRMNGSRRLIGSFNHGSMANALSQSIGAQAAFPGRQVVALAGDGGLAMLLGELLTLVQLKLPVKIVVFNNSSLNFVEVEMKAAGFVNYGTGLENPDFSRVAQAIGLHGQRVEKPDELESALRTAFAHDGPALVDVVTARQELSIPPAITAEQVKGFTLYALRTIMSGRGDELIDLADTNVFRRLFD; encoded by the coding sequence ATGACCACCGTCGCCGACACCATCGTGGAGATCATCCGGGACGCGGGCGTCCGACGCGTCTACGGCATCCCCGGCGACTCGCTCAACGGCTTCACGGACGCGCTGCGCCGCGCGGGCGACGTCACCTGGGAGCACGTCCGGCACGAGGAGGCGGCCGCGTTCGCGGCGGGGGCGGAGGCCGCCCTCACCGGCGAGCTGGCCGTCTGCGCCGGAAGCTGCGGTCCCGGCAACCTGCACCTCATCAACGGCCTGTTCGACGCCAACCGCAGCCGGGTGCCGGTCCTCGCGATCGCCGCCCAGATCCCCGGGCCGGAGATCGGCAGCACCTACTTCCAGGAGACCCACCCGCAGGACCTGTTCCGCGAGGCGTCGGTCTACACCGAGCTCGTGAGCATCCCCGAGCAGCTGCCGCGGGTGTTGGAGATCGCGATGCGCACGGCCGTCGAGCGCCGCGGCGTCGCGGTCGTGGTCGTCCCGGGCGAGATCCTCCTCGCGGAGAGCGTCGGCCGCAAGCCGTCCGCGCCGATCGTCTACTCGCCGCGGGTGACGCGGCCGACCGACGGCGAGCTGCAGGCCGCCGCCGACATCCTCAACGGCGCCAGGAAGGTCACCATCCTCGCCGGCGCCGGTGTCGAGGGCGCCCACCCGCAGCTCATCGACATCGCCGGGGCGCTCCGGGCCCCGGTGGTGCACGCCATGCGCGGCAAGGAGTTCGTGGAGTACGACAACCCCTACGACGTCGGCATGACCGGCCTGCTCGGCTTCTCCTCCGGCTACCGGGCGATGGAGTCCTGCGACGCGCTGCTCATGCTCGGCACCGACTTCCCGTACCAGCAGTTCTACCCGTCGAAGGCGAAGATCATCCAGGTGGACCTCCGCGGCGAGAACCTCGGCAGGCGCACGCCGATCGACCTCGGGCTGGTCGGCAGCGTGAAGGACACGGTGGAGGCGCTCCTGCCGCTGCTCGCGGACCGAAAGGACACCAAGCACCTCGACGCCTCGCGCTCGCACTACCTGAAGGCGCGCAAGAGCCTGGACGAGCTGGCGGTGAACGACCGCAACCGCACGCCCATCCACCCGCAGTACGTCGCCCGGCTGATCAGCGAGCTCTCCAGCGAGGACGCCGTGTTCATCCCGGACGTCGGCTCGCCGGTGGTCTGGGCCGCGCGCTACCTGCGCATGAACGGCTCCCGGCGGCTGATCGGCTCGTTCAACCACGGCAGCATGGCGAACGCGCTGTCGCAGTCGATCGGGGCGCAGGCGGCGTTCCCCGGGCGGCAGGTGGTCGCGCTCGCCGGGGACGGCGGCCTGGCGATGCTGCTGGGCGAGCTGCTGACGCTGGTGCAGCTGAAGCTGCCGGTCAAGATCGTCGTCTTCAACAACTCCTCGCTGAACTTCGTCGAGGTGGAGATGAAGGCCGCGGGCTTCGTCAACTACGGCACCGGGCTGGAGAACCCGGACTTCTCCCGCGTCGCGCAGGCCATCGGCCTCCACGGCCAGCGCGTCGAGAAGCCGGACGAGCTGGAGAGCGCGCTGCGCACGGCCTTCGCCCACGACGGCCCCGCCCTCGTGGACGTGGTCACCGCGCGCCAGGAGCTCAGCATCCCGCCCGCGATCACCGCGGAGCAGGTCAAGGGCTTCACCCTCTACGCGCTGCGCACCATCATGTCCGGCCGCGGCGACGAGCTCATCGACCTCGCCGACACCAACGTCTTCCGCCGCCTCTTCGACTGA
- a CDS encoding LCP family protein, with product MRRPNFPPGDDSAAGRDDRPEPPTEVFGRVPAADPRRPVRATRPASGVPSGRNAGGRAAGAGAAGAGAAGAGAAGAPFDLFGLSGSPAPGPAGDDGGAGDGSGDGGAGGAGGGKPPRKRRRAKRIIVWTAAGLAVLLVVLGGYAAYSYFRFVGGVSHVDVINKTGNDVDGQDQNILLVGDDHRPDNATQAELNQLSTTADGGGTNTDTMMILHIPANGKSATLVSLPRDSWVDVPGHGMNKLNAAFSLGNGGSDPTSGAKLLIQTVQNLTGLSIDHYVRVSLLGFYTIAKALGPIQVCLNNAVNDPYSGANFPAGVSTLDAQQALSFVRQRHGLPRGDLDRVVRQQYFLSVEAHKFLSAGTLLNPGKLTNVLDAVSGSLETDPGLNFLQLAAQLQGLTGGKIQSATIPVSGTPTITVDGNDVSIVQVDTAAMPAFIKSLIGTPSAYDDAKAAKPSDTTVTVLNGGSMNGAAATATQTFTAAGFKTGTAGDASSQQTTTIEYPSGQESQAKAVAALLPGAAVSETGSVKGVTVILGEDGLMPAAPGAAPAGGSSAPAPAPAPTHSGPTTNYSSTVCIN from the coding sequence GTGCGACGCCCGAACTTCCCCCCTGGAGACGACTCCGCCGCCGGCCGTGACGACCGTCCGGAGCCGCCGACCGAGGTCTTCGGACGCGTGCCCGCCGCCGACCCGCGCCGGCCGGTGCGGGCCACGCGGCCGGCGTCCGGTGTGCCCTCCGGGCGCAACGCCGGCGGACGCGCGGCAGGAGCGGGCGCGGCGGGAGCCGGTGCCGCAGGAGCAGGCGCGGCCGGCGCACCCTTCGATCTCTTCGGCCTCTCCGGTTCCCCTGCCCCCGGTCCCGCGGGCGACGACGGCGGTGCGGGCGACGGATCCGGTGACGGCGGCGCGGGTGGCGCGGGCGGCGGCAAGCCTCCGCGGAAGCGCCGGCGCGCCAAGCGCATCATCGTCTGGACGGCGGCCGGCCTCGCGGTCCTCCTCGTCGTCCTCGGCGGCTACGCGGCGTACAGCTACTTCCGGTTCGTCGGCGGCGTCAGCCATGTGGACGTCATCAACAAGACCGGCAACGACGTGGACGGCCAGGACCAGAACATCCTGCTCGTCGGCGACGACCACCGCCCGGACAACGCCACGCAGGCGGAGCTGAACCAGCTCAGCACCACCGCGGACGGCGGCGGCACCAACACGGACACGATGATGATCCTGCACATCCCCGCGAACGGGAAGTCGGCGACCCTCGTCTCCCTCCCCCGCGACTCCTGGGTCGACGTGCCTGGTCACGGGATGAACAAGCTCAACGCGGCGTTCTCGCTCGGCAACGGCGGCAGCGACCCGACCAGCGGGGCGAAGCTGCTCATCCAGACGGTCCAGAACCTCACCGGCCTGTCGATCGACCACTATGTGCGCGTCTCGCTGCTCGGCTTCTACACGATCGCGAAGGCCCTCGGGCCGATCCAGGTGTGCCTCAACAACGCGGTGAACGACCCGTACTCCGGCGCGAACTTCCCGGCGGGCGTCTCCACGCTGGACGCCCAGCAGGCGCTGTCGTTCGTGCGTCAGCGGCACGGCCTCCCGCGCGGCGACCTCGACCGCGTGGTCCGTCAGCAGTACTTCCTGTCGGTGGAGGCGCACAAGTTCCTGTCGGCCGGGACGCTGCTCAACCCGGGCAAGCTCACCAACGTCCTCGACGCCGTCAGCGGCTCGCTGGAGACCGACCCCGGGCTGAACTTCCTCCAGCTCGCGGCGCAGCTCCAGGGCCTGACCGGCGGCAAGATCCAGTCGGCCACCATCCCGGTCTCCGGCACCCCGACCATCACGGTGGACGGCAACGACGTGTCGATCGTGCAGGTGGACACGGCCGCGATGCCGGCGTTCATCAAGAGCCTGATCGGGACGCCCTCCGCCTACGACGACGCCAAGGCGGCCAAGCCCTCCGACACCACGGTGACCGTCCTCAACGGCGGCAGCATGAACGGCGCGGCGGCCACGGCGACGCAGACGTTCACGGCGGCAGGCTTCAAGACCGGCACCGCCGGCGACGCGAGCTCGCAGCAGACCACGACGATCGAGTACCCCTCCGGTCAGGAGTCGCAGGCCAAGGCCGTCGCGGCGCTGCTCCCCGGCGCGGCGGTCTCGGAGACCGGCAGCGTCAAGGGCGTCACGGTGATCCTCGGCGAGGACGGCCTGATGCCGGCCGCGCCCGGCGCCGCCCCTGCCGGCGGCTCCAGTGCCCCCGCCCCGGCGCCGGCCCCCACGCACTCCGGCCCCACCACCAACTACTCCAGCACCGTCTGCATCAACTGA
- a CDS encoding MarR family winged helix-turn-helix transcriptional regulator, which translates to MAIARTRPDPRKLSADEEELFHAFYLMRRGFDRTLDSQLQRDDGISISELEVLMSLVRSPGRRLRVRDLVELTGWEKSRVSHQVTRMEARGLVEREDCAEDRRASWVRLSRDGRRVVVRALPQHTATIRRILFDALTPGQQDVLLAISKRMTEAMAAAPCQEPADAEPAGPEPADAESAGPAA; encoded by the coding sequence ATGGCGATCGCGCGAACCCGACCCGACCCGCGCAAGCTCAGCGCTGACGAAGAGGAGCTCTTCCACGCGTTCTACCTGATGCGGCGCGGATTCGATCGGACGCTCGACTCGCAGCTGCAGCGCGACGACGGCATCTCGATCTCCGAGCTCGAGGTGCTGATGTCCCTCGTCCGGTCGCCGGGGCGGCGGCTGCGGGTGCGCGACCTGGTCGAGCTGACCGGCTGGGAGAAGAGCCGGGTCTCGCACCAGGTGACCCGCATGGAGGCGCGCGGCCTGGTGGAGCGCGAGGACTGCGCCGAGGACCGCCGCGCGAGCTGGGTCCGGCTGAGCCGCGACGGGCGCCGCGTCGTCGTGCGTGCGCTGCCCCAGCACACGGCCACCATCCGGCGCATCCTCTTCGACGCGCTCACCCCCGGGCAGCAGGACGTGCTGCTCGCGATCTCGAAGCGGATGACCGAGGCGATGGCCGCCGCGCCCTGCCAGGAGCCCGCCGACGCGGAGCCCGCCGGCCCGGAGCCCGCCGACGCGGAGTCCGCCGGCCCGGCCGCGTGA
- a CDS encoding Fpg/Nei family DNA glycosylase: MPEGDTVYQTAARLRRALEGRLLTETDFRVPKYATVDLSGRHVDEVVSRGKHLLIRVGDQTIHSHLKMEGSWEVYPPGGRWRHPGFQARVVLQTAETQAVGFQLGILEVVPRSREDEVVGHLGPDLLGPDWDAGEAVRRLAEHPDTPIAVALLDQRNLAGIGNVYANEFCFVRGMLPTRPVREADLPATVDLARRMLVANRDRPIRVTTGDTRRGRNTWVYGRDGRPCLRCGALIRRSELGRTELEERVSYFCPVCQT, encoded by the coding sequence ATGCCCGAGGGTGACACCGTCTACCAGACCGCCGCGCGCCTGCGACGTGCGCTGGAGGGCCGGCTGCTGACCGAGACCGATTTCCGGGTGCCGAAGTACGCGACCGTCGACCTCAGCGGGCGGCACGTGGACGAGGTGGTCAGCCGCGGCAAGCACCTGCTGATCCGGGTGGGCGACCAGACCATCCACAGCCACCTCAAGATGGAGGGGTCGTGGGAGGTGTACCCGCCCGGCGGCCGCTGGCGGCACCCCGGCTTCCAGGCCCGCGTCGTGCTGCAGACCGCCGAGACGCAGGCGGTCGGCTTCCAGCTCGGGATCCTCGAGGTGGTGCCGCGGTCGCGGGAGGACGAGGTCGTCGGCCACCTCGGCCCCGACCTGCTCGGCCCGGACTGGGACGCCGGCGAGGCCGTGCGCCGGCTGGCGGAGCACCCGGACACCCCGATCGCCGTCGCGCTGCTCGACCAGCGCAACCTCGCCGGCATCGGGAACGTCTACGCCAACGAGTTCTGCTTCGTGCGCGGGATGCTGCCGACCCGGCCGGTGCGGGAGGCCGACCTCCCGGCGACCGTCGACCTGGCGCGCCGCATGCTGGTGGCGAACCGCGACCGCCCGATCCGCGTGACCACCGGCGACACCCGCCGCGGCCGCAACACCTGGGTGTACGGCCGCGACGGGCGCCCCTGCCTGCGCTGCGGCGCCCTCATCCGGCGCTCGGAGCTGGGCCGCACCGAGCTGGAGGAACGGGTCAGCTACTTCTGCCCGGTCTGCCAGACCTGA